The Arachis hypogaea cultivar Tifrunner chromosome 19, arahy.Tifrunner.gnm2.J5K5, whole genome shotgun sequence genome has a window encoding:
- the LOC140182233 gene encoding serine/threonine-protein phosphatase 7 long form homolog — protein MSKKSKSRNVNRPKLHIVKYLSYSDYGLRMLTCDHPVPPDRYNERVEEHLRSTGFYHVTQIGVVQCQKALVNALVERWHPDTHTLHLPVGECAVTLEDVAMIFGLPTDGLPVTGMTLSSFEALEAECLHQFGVAPKKSDCRGSGIKLTWLRDLKERLQLTDENNIQVYVKCHIMLLIGTILFGDKSGASVHWKFLPLLSDFASIGQYSWGSACLAHLYRSLCRASRFDCKEIDGPLTLLLCWAWMRLPYLVPVPREPRNFSLANRWRNWKRRDRVYRYLKLAHFRKALDDLQESQFLWVAYSVDRVDPDIISAEIYMHSVIWSATVPLVSFECIEWHATDRFRRQFGFIQGVPHQERNLDRTHGEVLTSPKNLNWATATSHSFWVMQWTNRYNHVLTEEPMAPQQPLDTYMYWYRSKYGDHLNLSDLVVQEDVEGDQVMDDVNEEQEP, from the exons ATGTCAAAGAAATCAAAATCTAGAAATGTTAATCGTCCGAAACTTCACATTGTAAAATATCTCAGCTATtctgattat GGTTTACGGATGTTGACATGTGATCACCCTGTCCCTCCGGATCGGTACAATGAGAGAGTGGAGGAGCATTTACGATCAACTGGGTTTTACCATGTCACCCAGATTGGAGTAGTTCAATGTCAGAAAGCACTGGTAAATGCTTTAGTGGAAAGGTGGCACCCGGACACACATACCTTGCACCTTCCGGTTGGTGAATGTGCCGTGACACTGGAAGACGTGGCTATGATCTTTGGTCTTCCGACCGACGGCCTTCCAGTGACAGGGATGACTTTGAGTAGTTTTGAAGCCTTAGAGGCGGAGTGTCTGCACCAATTTGGGGTTGCACCGAAAAAGTCGGATTGTCGAGGAAGCGGCATAAAACTGACGTGGCTACGGGATTTAAAAGAACGATTACAGTTGACTGATGAAAACAATATACAGGTGTACGTTAAGTGCCACATCATGTTGTTGATCGGTACGATCTTGTTTGGAGACAAGTCTGGGGCATCTGTCCATTGGAAGTTTCTACCTCTGCTGAGTGATTTTGCTAGTATTGGACAGTATAGTTGGGGATCAGCATGCCTAGCACACCTGTACAGGAGTTTATGCAGGGCATCACGTTTTGACTGTAAGGAAATCGATGGTCCGCTAACACTTCTACTGTGTTGGGCATGGATGCGCCTACCATATCTAGTGCCGGTTCCTAGGGAACCTCGTAATTTTTCGCTTGCAAACAG GTGGCGTAACTGGAAGCGTAGAGACCGAGTCTATAGATATCTCAAGCTTGCTCATTTTAGGAAGGCCTTGGATGATCTTCAGGAAAGCCAG TTTTTGTGGGTTGCATATTCTGTTGATCGTGTTGATCCGGACATAATTTCTGCAGAAATCTATATGCACTCGGTGATCTGGAGTGCAACGGTTCCGTTGGTATCTTTTGAGTGTATTGAATGGCATGCTACCGACAGGTTTAGACGACAGTTCGGTTTCATTCAGGGAGTTCCTCATCAGGAACGGAATCTAGACCGGACACACGGAGAAGTCTTAACTAGTCCTAAGAATCTAAACTGGGCCACAGCCACGAGTCATTCATTTTGGGTGATGCAGTGGACAAACAGGTATAATCATGTTCTTACTGAGGAACCCATGGCTCCGCAGCAGCCATTAGATACTTATATGTACTGGTACCGTTCAAAGTATGGCGATCACTTGAACTTGTCGGATCTTGTGGTCCAAGAGGATGTTGAGGGTGACCAGGTTATGGATGATGTAAATGAAGAGCAGGAGCCATAG
- the LOC114925943 gene encoding uncharacterized protein, whose product MGHMTTNLVECINSVLKGARNLSITALVKATFYRLNELFIQKRAEAEAQINAGHVFSEHVTSKIHANQLASGNIQVNCFDGQNEVFEVREMPSGVEYAVDLRRQRCDCGEFQVDRIPCRHVFACCANQQLD is encoded by the coding sequence ATGGGTCACATGACGACTAATCTAGTGGAATGCATCAACTCAGTCTTGAAAGGTGCACGCAATCTCTCTATCACTGCACTTGTGAAAGCAACATTCTACAGACTTAATGAGTTGTTCATACAGAAAAGAGCCGAGGCGGAGGCTCAGATCAATGCTGGCCATGTTTTTTCTGAGCATGTGACCTCCAAAATTCATGCAAATCAACTTGCATCAGGAAACATTCAGGTTAATTGTTTCGACGGGCAGAATGAGGTCTTTGAAGTACGCGAGATGCCAAGTGGAGTGGAGTATGCTGTTGACCTCCGTCGTCAACGATGTGACTGTGGTGAGTTCCAGGTGGACCGGATTCCTTGCCGGCATGTGTTTGCATGTTGTGCAAATCAACAACTAGATTGA